TTCCAGATGCGAGACAATTGTCCATGGGAAGCTGAATCCTCCTGGACAAATCGCATTCAGTGAGTCAGGAATTCTGAGGGGTCCAGACCCTCCTCTCTTGGGATCTGTCCGATCTCTGACTGTCTGGCTGTTGAACTATCTGGGCCCATGTCTGGTGCTGAAGCCAGTCTCAACAGGATtcaggttcacaaggaggaggtgttagcaattctagaaagtgtggaaatagataagacccctgggccgaatgagatttatccgaggattctctgggaagccagggaggagactgcagagcctttggctttgatttaaatgttgccattgtcaACAGGatgagtgccagaagactggaggagagcaaatgtctccttgttcaagaaaggaacagagacaaccctggtaattatagaccaatcagccttacgtctgttgtgggtaaagtgttggaaaggatcaGAAGAGAGAGGGTTTATCATCATCGGgagaagaataatttgattcgggatagtcgacatggttttgtgaggggagGACGTGCCTCACataccttattgagttctttgagaaggtgcccaaacaggtggatgtgggGAAAGCCGTTGaggtgatgtatatggatttcagtaaggtgtttgttAATGCTATTACAGAAAATTCAGAGACATGGGATTAAAGGTGGTTTGGTGGTTTGGATCggaaagaagacaaagggtggtggttgatggggaaTATTCATCCTGGACTTCAGTTATTAAtgatgtaccacaaggatctgttttggggccactgctgtttgtcatcttgataaatgacttgaatgagggtgtagaaggatgggttagtaaatttgtgggtgacACTATGTTTgggggagttgtggatagtgttgaaAGAAGTTGCAGGttccagagggacatagataagctgcagaactgggctgagagttggcaagtggagtttaatgcagaaaagtgtgaggtgattcactttagaaggagtaacagatatgcagagtactgggctaacagtaagattcttggtagtgtcgatgtGCAGgaggatctcggtgtccaggcataaatccctgaaaattgccattCAGATCGGGTTTTTAAATTGTTGTGTTAAATTTTATTGGTAGCGGGTTTGAGCTtaaagccatgaggtcatgctgcagctaaacaaaactctggtgcggccacacttggattaCTGCGCTCAGTTCTGCTCACCacatcacaggaaggatgtggacgctttggaaagggtgcagagatttactagggtgttgccaggtattgagggaaggactcatggggaaaggctgagggacgtgaggctattttcgttagagagaagaaagttgagaggtgaattaGTTGAGACATttcagataatcagagggtggacagtgagagcctgtttcctcagatggcgatggctGGCACAAGGagacatggctttaaattgaggggtgatggataaaaggacagatatcagaggtagttttttaacccagagagtagtaagggcatggaatgccctgccagcaaCAGTAGTAGACGTGTCAACattgagggcatttaaatggtcattggataaacatatggatgaaaatggcaTAGTACAGGTCAgatagacttcagattggtttcacaggtcggtgcaacatcgagggccaaaggacctggactgcgctggaatgttctatgaaGCCTTGAATGCAACAGAATCTTCTTGTATTTCGGATGAGATTATTTAAGAGTGAAATCGATGAGTACTTCACCAATAACAGGGCCCTGGGATTCTGGGATTCTCTGCCAAATGGCTGTGGAAGCTCAGGATCCAGAGAACTTTTCAAACTTAGAATTAGGATATTTAACTCGGTGAGACCAACACAAGACATCAACATCGTGAGCAAGGTGGGTACTTGCAGGTGAATAGTGAATCGGTGTCCTCTGAATTGTctaatctgtctctctctctctctctctcacacacacacacacacacacacacacacacacacagacacacacacacacacactccagtccCTTACCCCACTGATAGAGCTGGGCCTCTGCCAGGCTGCTGTGTTCAATTTGACAGGAGTATTGATCCTCATCCCCAGCATTGATCCCAATCTCTTTCTGGATCTGATGGGTCCCATCGTGGTTTGGTCGAACTCCCAAGGAATGTGTCCCAGACATGACCTCTCCATTCCTTAGCCAGGTCACCTCGATGTCTACAGGATAAAACCCAGTGACCaggcaggagagagtgagtggcttGTCCCGACCATTGGGCTCCCTCCTGGAGATGAACACTTCAGGCTGAACTGTGATGGGAAAGGGTGAAAccacaaacagacagacagacactgaATGGAATGGGAGAACGGTTTCATAGATCAGTGAGGTTAGATCAGAACATGGAGCAAAACTGAAATACATACCTTTCCTTTCAAAATATTCCTTTCCAACTCGCAAATATTTATTTAAAAGGTCGAATAGTTCTGTTTCCAATTGCCATTTCCAATAGTTATTCCAGGATTcatctgaatcccatttcacTTTAGTCATTCTTGCAAAGTGATTGGATGCCATCCATTTCATTCTGTCTGGTTCTAAATTGATAAAGTCCTTCCCATCAAATCCAAATCTCATTAACCTCTTCACTGAGCCATCTTCACTGACTTCAAGAGTGCGTATCCATTGGAGAGTGTGAATTCCTGTCAATGACAAAACAGGGATTGATCATCAATAATTAATATATCATCCCACACTGTCTGGTTTGAGGGAAAAGCAGAAGGATTTCGAGTCACATTCTGATTAGAGGTGAAAGAGCATCTTTCCCCAGATAAAAATACAGGGTTCAGGATAATAGTCTGATCAGAGGGGACAGGGTTACTTTCAATTCCTACAGGGCTATGAGGAAAAAGTGTGAATTTCAGAATATGTTGCAATTTAAATCTGGTTATGGAAGCAATGTGATCAATTTCAAATTTGTTCAGGGATATGGTAAGATTTGGACATGGGATTCGTTTGAGAGTGATTCAGCAGAAAAGGAAGACAGCTGGATTGTGGGATTGACTTATTCAGGCTTGTGGAGAAGTATGAAAGGGGATTGGCAAAGTCAACGTAGAGAGGGTGTCTTCGAATGTGGGACAACTTGGAACGAGACAGTACAGTTTCGGATAAGGGGCAGCAGATTTTAAACAGTAATGAGGAGAAATACATCTCTCAAAGAATCTATGAATTCTTTATTGCAGCATGTGGGAGATGCTGGGACTgagagtaaatttaaggagaagaTAAAAGATTTTTAATTAgggatgggttgaagggttatgcaGAGCAGGTGGGAAGGTGAAGTTGagactgagatgagatcagccatgatctcgtcaaatggcagagcaggcctgagaggctgaattgcctacGCCTGGTCCGAGCTCTTATGTTCTTGTGAGCTACACAATGTTGAGATTGCTGCTCTCAAATTCCCAAGATTGGTTGACACTGAATTAATAAATGAGGCAAAGTACACTTTCTACAGACACGACCTAAGTAATAGATGACCACTGTAAATGAGGTTTCGATGTCACTAACAGATTGATACACGTAATGGAATTACCTGTCACATCCGTTAAAAGCTTCATTTCCCATTGTCTCCCAGCAGATTAAAGCTTTGTCAATACGGTGAGTACTTGCACAGCAATCTTGGGTGTCAATGCTGAAAAGGATCACTTTCTGATACTCCAGGCAATATTATACGGCAGTTGCCACCCCAGGACAAATAATTTCTCTTGGGAATTTTAAAGCAAGAACTGGATCAGACTTATTTTCTGACATTGACAAAATGGACAGCTTATTGGACTTTGTACAGAGCATGGACATTATGTTGCTAACGTCAACTTTTCAAGGTGCACACCAGTACATGACAAACATGTCCAAATACAGTGACACACTAGCCATTAGCATGTTCAACATAAAAACTGATGACAAGTATCAAAAATGCTCAGAAGTTTTGGACAGTCCCTTCCACATGAAGACTCAACAGAAAGCACTGAGGTCGAACTCTGCAGACAGTTAACAACAAAGCTGCAATGACGATATCTGGCAAAGAAACATGAACATGAACAAGACCCAACCTTACAGAAGGGACTCCCGTCATCAAAGTGAACAGCACAACTCACCTGGCTTATAAACTGTCTTTTAATACTGAAGCATGTGCCCGTCTGACACTGGAGAAGGCAGTTGTGCAGAATGCAGTAAGGTACTGCCCCTCCAAGTATTGCATGAATTCATGGGGAGAAATCCGGCTGCTCGTGACAATGGTAACCTTCATGGTGATAATATCAGAAGAACACTCAGGCACAGCACCAGCAAACTTACTTCTTGAGATCCACAGACAGGAACGGACTTGCTGATAGGAAGAAGCGAATGACTCACTGGACAGACTGGCTACTCTAACTGTCCATACGTGATCCAGATATTCTCTCTGCTGGTGTTTAATGATCTCCTGTGGCTCCCTGTCATGCTGTTTGAAaaggggaaagtgaagactgcagatgctagagatcagaatcaaaaagtgtggtgctggaaaagcacagcgggtcaggcagcatccaaggagcaggagagtcaatgtttcaagcataaactcttcatcaggaatgttgcttGAAAAAGCCATTGACTCCTGTGTATCCATGACAGTATCTGGAAGGATGGAATACCAGTCGAGGTTATGAACGTATGGAAAACCCTACTTCTTCTGATGCCTCTCTGTCCATCACTTCGATAAGAGAGACAGAAAGTTCTGTTCCACAGGGTGTGTGCGATTTAAACTTCAGCCAGTTATACAAGAATAAAGGCCCTTGAAGGAATTGAAACAACTATTATGGCATTTCACAAGCAATGGGCTCTTTTCCAGCGCGAGTCAAAGGCTTCATCAACCAGCCAACAGCATACAACAAGGAACAAAATGGGGCTTCAGATCAGACAGATACTGTCAATATGACTCAGCTGTCAATATGACACAATCTCAGCTTCAAGAGAAGGCAGACTGCAACTAAAAAAGGAATAAATTCTACCTTGCTTTTGGAGATTCCATGAAAGTATTTGACACCATGAGGAGACCAGGCTCTGTTGGGTTTTGGAGAGAATCagctgacctgctgagcttcatCCTGTCATTCAGTGCTTCCATGGAAATGTGCACAGTACCAATCAGTTCAATGGATTTCTCAATTGTAACAGATGGAATAAGATTGGCCTGGCCGGAACTGGCCTGAGTCCTAACCCATATTTTGTTTCGTATTCCTTTTTTTGTCGTGTTGATCTAGGCTTTCCCTGATGACACGAAAAGATTTTAAATCTTTACAATCTGATTAGGAACTCCTCAAATGAACAAACCTGAAAGTCAAGACAAAAAAATGCAGTATGTCTTTATCCCACACGTCGATAGGCTGATGAATGTTGCTGCATTCATTGTTCAGATCGAAGAACAGCTCCAAGCTTCATGAATCTTATACCCCACGCCTGTGTCATGTTCTACCTCACCATTGGTTTCAAGACAAAATTAGATACAGGAAAGGCTGTGTATCTCTGCTGATGATCAACAGCACACCACTGGAAGCAGTCAGGAAATTCAGCTGGTGATAGACAAGCTATTTCTTGGCAAAGAGCTGAGCACATGTATTGGAAGGACAGCCACAGCATCATCGGCCGTCTCATCAAACTGGGGGAGGAACAATAAGTTGACCTGCAGAACCAGGAACCTTACCGACATTGTCTGTGTCCTTGGCATATTTCTCTACGACAATAAAGCCTGGACAACTTACATCTATCAGGATAAAAGGCTACAGAGACTAATTCCCATCTCTGGGATTTATCCTGCATCTATGGCACAACATGGAAAGAAAGGCATGGAGGTTAATCATGGAAACGAGGCTTCATGGGCTTGGGCTTGTGTCCAGGATGGAAGGAGGCAGCTGTATTCCCAAGGATATGCCATAGGGGGCAGAAGCCAGTGCAAAGAGACCAGCAAGGCACCCAAAATCTCTTCTCAAGGATGCTGTTAGAAACTGACTTGACAGCCTTCAGCATCAATTGCAACACAAGGGAAATATCGTAAATGGTGAGATCAGCTTCAGGGCAACATTTTGCCACCACGATGACATTTTGTTTCAGACACTCCAAAGCAATTACTGACCCTATAAACAAGATAGTGACAGAAACCTTCACCTACCACCAGAGGGACAGCTCCGGTGGGTTGCTTGTTACAGACTTTGCCTTCCTAGAAGCAGCTTGTTCTGCTGCTGAAAGAAGTGCAGAAGTGACCTCAGCAAAGCTGTGAGTCAGGCCATCACCCCTCTCAAATACCACATCTACTCGAGGGTCAGCTGATTTCATGTAAAAGTCGACCCCCTATTTTTGGTCAacaaatctggaattttccatatatctcatgtaaaagttgacCCTAGTTCTTCTTTATAAGTCAGTGTGCCTGCCCATTGCACACCGCTCCAGCTTTCCAGTCTGCTGGCCGTACTGCTCCGTTCTGGATCTTCCAGTCCACCAGCCATCATGCACTGCTCCAGGTTTTCAGAATTACTGTAATTCTTGTCTTTTTTGCCTTTTTCGTTTCACCATCAATTGGGCTTTTGCTAACGATACGGTATAGATTGTGATTggatgaatttcagcccctcagatgtAGTATTCCTGAAATCGTCGACCCAATAAGTTTAACCTTAAAAAATAGTCAAAAATTCCACTATTACTTGAGTATGTGTGACATGTGTAGACCTACATGTACTTTACGGTTAGTGGGAACTGGAATGGGGTACGACAGTACCGTTCCATCGTAGCAGGCAGAATGGAGACAGTTATTTCAGAGATAAATATTCAATAATGGCCATCGTTCTTTTTCCTTTTGCTGTTTATTATTTTATATTGAGATCTGGCTCTTGTTTGTCCATGGTTTTTCACTCATACCAAACATAAATTCCGTCCCCTCGAAGACAATGCTCGTGTAATAGCCGACCACCTCAATCTCAGCTTAAAAAATTCAAAAAATGCAACTTTTACACGAGTATATACGGTGGAAAGATGCCAAACTTCTCGTGCAAGTAGCTGGCAGAGGTACCATGGGCTGAATGAGTCCCTTGCATGTTGTGTCTGTGCTGCTTTCTTTTACCAGACTTTCCCCTCTATCACTTCACTATCACCTTGTCTGCTCAGGCTTCTTTCCCCTTTCTCCATCATATCTGCTGCTACCTCTTTGTTG
This Chiloscyllium punctatum isolate Juve2018m chromosome 30, sChiPun1.3, whole genome shotgun sequence DNA region includes the following protein-coding sequences:
- the LOC140455430 gene encoding class I histocompatibility antigen, F10 alpha chain-like isoform X1, with translation MLLILFSISLCFSRVSPDTGSFTVLYTRTSGMTNGPEFVGVAMLNGVPLSYYDSDTLKMASRQQFITDYLNADNWDYLNLLGKKRYDVMNEILNMSMISMNLTTGIHTLQWIRTLEVSEDGSVKRLMRFGFDGKDFINLEPDRMKWMASNHFARMTKVKWDSDESWNNYWKWQLETELFDLLNKYLRVGKEYFERKVQPEVFISRREPNGRDKPLTLSCLVTGFYPVDIEVTWLRNGEVMSGTHSLGVRPNHDGTHQIQKEIGINAGDEDQYSCQIEHSSLAEAQLYQWVPFAGPSVFNCSLISYGVN
- the LOC140455430 gene encoding class I histocompatibility antigen, F10 alpha chain-like isoform X2; this encodes MLLILFSISLCFSRVSPDTGSFTVLYTRTSGMTNGPEFVGVAMLNGVPLSYYDSDTLKMASRQQFITDYLNADNWDYLNLLGKKRYDVMNEILNMSMISMNLTTGIHTLQWIRTLEVSEDGSVKRLMRFGFDGKDFINLEPDRMKWMASNHFARMTKVKWDSDESWNNYWKWQLETELFDLLNKYLRVGKEYFERKVQPEVFISRREPNGRDKPLTLSCLVTGFYPVDIEVTWLRNGEVMSGTHSLGVRPNHDGTHQIQKEIGINAGDEDQYSCQIEHSSLAEAQLYQWGKSVTH
- the LOC140455430 gene encoding class I histocompatibility antigen, F10 alpha chain-like isoform X3 produces the protein MLLILFSISLCFSRVSPDTGSFTVLYTRTSGMTNGPEFVGVAMLNGVPLSYYDSDTLKMASRQQFITDYLNADNWDYLNLLGKKRYDVMNEILNMSMISMNLTTGIHTLQWIRTLEVSEDGSVKRLMRFGFDGKDFINLEPDRMKWMASNHFARMTKVKWDSDESWNNYWKWQLETELFDLLNKYLRVGKEYFERKDIEVTWLRNGEVMSGTHSLGVRPNHDGTHQIQKEIGINAGDEDQYSCQIEHSSLAEAQLYQWVPFAGPSVFNCSLISYGVN